A part of Actinobaculum sp. 313 genomic DNA contains:
- a CDS encoding ABC transporter permease, with product MLYELFDGEEPLVSRIELTMLAVLPLTLMFLLTAVATVHERSSGTLERLMASPIRRGDIVLGYAAAFGLLAVVQSTLMTGFCYWVLDMQLVGGLAFVLLLSLVTAMVGIALGLFASAVSRSEFQAVQLMPVFVIPQILLCGLFGSRDDMAGWLRALSNFMPASWSVEALDVVASSETLTGHYWTSLGVVAAFAAIALLLATMTLKRRTR from the coding sequence TTGCTGTATGAACTGTTCGACGGCGAAGAGCCGCTGGTCTCCCGTATCGAACTCACAATGCTGGCTGTGTTGCCACTGACCCTTATGTTTCTCCTCACCGCGGTCGCCACTGTGCACGAGCGGTCTTCGGGAACGTTGGAGAGACTCATGGCCTCTCCGATTCGGCGCGGTGACATCGTCCTCGGGTATGCCGCAGCCTTTGGGCTGTTGGCCGTTGTGCAGTCGACGCTTATGACCGGCTTCTGCTACTGGGTGTTGGATATGCAGTTGGTCGGCGGTCTCGCCTTCGTTCTCCTGCTTTCCTTGGTAACCGCCATGGTGGGCATTGCGCTGGGCCTGTTTGCATCAGCCGTCTCCCGCAGTGAGTTCCAGGCGGTCCAGCTTATGCCAGTATTCGTTATCCCGCAGATTCTACTGTGCGGACTGTTTGGGAGTCGGGATGATATGGCCGGTTGGCTGCGTGCGCTGTCCAACTTCATGCCAGCCAGTTGGTCGGTGGAAGCACTTGATGTGGTTGCGTCGTCGGAAACTCTAACCGGTCACTACTGGACAAGCCTCGGCGTTGTGGCGGCATTTGCGGCAATAGCCCTTTTGCTGGCCACCATGAC
- a CDS encoding ABC transporter ATP-binding protein yields MAREVVTRAVETEAETTASVRIRGLHVRRGRTLVLPGLSADIAPGRITGLLGPSGSGKSTLIRSIAGVQRIESGEVTVYGVPAGSRDASRQIGYMTQASSIYADLTVRENLAYWSQIAGADRHAIDRLIETLDLAGVAGQLGGDLSGGQASRVSLACALIGDPPLLLLDEPTVGLDPVLREGIWDILRGRAATGVTILVSSHVMDEADRCDDLILIRQGHILASGTPDEIRSRTGTSTLDAAFLALIKGEAA; encoded by the coding sequence ATGGCGAGAGAAGTAGTTACCAGAGCAGTAGAAACAGAAGCAGAGACGACGGCGTCGGTGCGTATCCGGGGCCTGCACGTTCGGAGGGGGCGCACCCTCGTCCTGCCGGGTCTTTCTGCTGATATTGCTCCGGGTAGGATTACGGGCTTGCTCGGCCCTTCCGGCTCAGGAAAATCCACTCTCATTCGGTCTATTGCGGGAGTGCAACGCATCGAGTCGGGAGAAGTCACCGTGTATGGAGTTCCTGCAGGGAGCCGGGACGCCTCCCGGCAGATCGGGTATATGACGCAGGCTTCTTCGATCTATGCCGATCTTACGGTGCGGGAGAATCTAGCGTACTGGAGTCAAATAGCAGGCGCTGATCGGCATGCAATCGACCGCTTAATCGAGACTCTGGATCTGGCAGGCGTCGCCGGACAGTTGGGCGGCGATCTCTCCGGCGGGCAGGCCTCGCGAGTGTCACTGGCCTGTGCACTTATCGGAGACCCGCCTTTGCTCCTTCTGGATGAACCGACAGTTGGGCTTGACCCGGTGTTGCGGGAGGGCATCTGGGACATTCTGCGGGGGCGGGCTGCAACCGGCGTTACAATCCTTGTTTCCTCGCATGTGATGGACGAAGCTGATCGGTGCGACGACCTCATCCTCATCCGGCAGGGGCATATCCTCGCCAGCGGTACTCCGGATGAGATTCGCTCCCGGACGGGTACCAGCACTCTTGACGCGGCATTTCTCGCTCTGATCAAAGGAGAGGCAGCATGA